The Nitrospirota bacterium genome contains a region encoding:
- a CDS encoding cytochrome c biogenesis protein ResB produces MKEVKLLNDVHFFTTITRPKFVITLIILILIATFIGVLVPQVSYKSPSYFETWKLTSPKTFYIVNFLQLNRVYASAWFLLLVFIIMLSLGYSIYLQVKRNLKRKDFIAPDNVNWDAVEAGAVVTGESLIKFMKKKRYALKNRSEGLLAFSKHSINRWGGVIFHSGLFLIIIAALIGLAFQKRGFVQVMEGEVFSGSDSDFLVKYMGLFSKRFDTGFKIHLSGFQHTYWDTGDIKSLESSVAVTKGDTTADYNISVNSPLNINGVKIYQSSNYGYVLSFLLKSSTGKQVVTHFLLDRPDRIGRPAIGRSDFATTDYIFDMKFYPDITKPSFYPSKPILYLRVIERETPVFEGLLMPGQAIKVKNDILLFAAIRSWSGLIFAKNIGTNIAYAGFVIAITGMIINYLLPYKEIQLGIRGDSVISISGSTKRYHAMFEEELSNIKAELGVSGDG; encoded by the coding sequence ATGAAAGAAGTAAAATTATTAAATGATGTGCATTTTTTTACAACCATAACCAGACCAAAATTTGTTATTACCCTGATAATCCTGATCCTGATCGCTACTTTCATAGGTGTTCTTGTGCCCCAGGTCAGCTATAAAAGCCCTTCTTATTTCGAGACATGGAAGTTGACATCGCCTAAGACATTTTACATCGTGAATTTCCTTCAGCTTAACAGGGTCTATGCATCCGCATGGTTTCTGTTGCTTGTTTTTATTATTATGTTATCGCTGGGGTATTCAATCTATTTGCAGGTTAAGAGGAATCTGAAAAGAAAAGACTTTATTGCACCGGACAATGTTAATTGGGATGCTGTAGAGGCAGGAGCAGTAGTTACGGGGGAAAGCCTTATAAAATTCATGAAGAAAAAGAGGTATGCACTGAAGAATAGGAGTGAGGGCTTACTGGCATTTTCAAAACATTCTATCAACAGATGGGGAGGCGTGATATTCCACTCTGGATTGTTCTTGATAATTATTGCGGCGCTCATCGGTCTTGCCTTTCAGAAAAGGGGGTTTGTTCAGGTTATGGAGGGTGAGGTTTTCTCGGGAAGCGATTCAGATTTTCTTGTTAAATATATGGGGCTTTTTTCAAAGAGGTTTGACACCGGTTTTAAAATCCATCTTTCCGGATTTCAGCATACTTACTGGGATACGGGCGATATTAAATCACTGGAAAGCTCTGTTGCTGTCACTAAAGGGGATACTACTGCAGACTATAATATCTCTGTAAACAGTCCCCTTAATATCAATGGTGTTAAGATATATCAATCTTCAAATTATGGCTATGTCCTGTCGTTTTTACTTAAAAGCTCAACAGGCAAACAGGTTGTAACACATTTTCTTCTGGATAGGCCTGACAGAATCGGAAGACCGGCCATTGGCAGGTCTGATTTTGCAACTACAGATTATATATTTGATATGAAATTTTATCCTGATATTACAAAACCATCTTTCTATCCGTCAAAACCAATTCTTTACCTTAGAGTTATTGAAAGAGAGACGCCCGTGTTTGAAGGACTCTTAATGCCGGGGCAGGCTATAAAAGTCAAAAACGATATCTTACTGTTTGCAGCAATCAGAAGTTGGAGCGGCCTGATATTTGCCAAAAACATCGGAACAAATATAGCCTATGCAGGATTTGTAATTGCTATTACTGGTATGATAATAAATTATCTGCTTCCATATAAAGAGATACAATTGGGAATCCGTGGGGATTCAGTAATATCTATAAGTGGTTCAACAAAGAGATACCATGCAATGTTTGAAGAAGAGTTGAGTAATATAAAAGCAGAATTAGGAGTGAGTGGAGATGGATGA
- a CDS encoding cytochrome C — translation MKRLIQKQANIFLILLVFLAFTLTFAYFSYAGISNTVHNMSTSAPPTATIKAQVTQPAPIPAGSETEICVFCHIPHNAQAGRPLWNHDMPTTGYTMYNSDYLTRAGYTVPSGLGAATGEPGMLSRQCLSCHDGTVAVGAIYLVRGTILGNNVIAMSGVTADKMPTTAAGYIGTDLTKHHPVGIEYNSAITISFGSGSRSIELISNPTSTAMKLYSISAKNYVECSSCHDPHIDTGYSKQKFLRDTTGGTLAAKISNTCSACHSKTGWTGSIHQTAANAYSDATVNTTFDAGTISSLVCMNCHRPHKGLGAPYLLRQAEETTCFQGASGLTTETACHGSSASATTNRIQTVITRTYKHPTTTISGVHTNLDVLYPTAAGKGLQWSDSRHAECVDCHNPHKAKNTPARVGTAAWYPTTVDNKSNQTAKSGALTGVTGVEPTWPAIWTVPTTFTTQESSTYEYQICFKCHSYWALRDGDGITTYTTASGVTVTDQAMEFNPNNKSAHPVVVTLNNQTGSYAPKPLTTAQMSSPWATNVGNQTMYCSDCHGTDNEASGDPKGPHGSSYKYMLKGTGKYWPTKSDGSTLWTLNTTDTSNTALFCKNCHPIYDGSWKNSAHSGMSTRGAYCVNCHMAVPHGSKRSRLIGYNTDLSPYNYNGNSLKVTGFKKTSGTYAQSNCSTNCGGHGGISGADP, via the coding sequence ATGAAACGCCTTATTCAGAAACAGGCAAATATCTTCTTAATTTTATTGGTTTTCCTTGCCTTCACCTTAACCTTTGCCTATTTTTCTTATGCTGGGATTTCAAACACAGTTCACAATATGTCGACATCGGCGCCTCCTACTGCTACCATAAAAGCCCAGGTAACCCAACCAGCCCCTATACCAGCGGGCTCTGAGACAGAGATATGCGTGTTTTGCCACATACCCCATAATGCCCAAGCAGGCAGGCCATTGTGGAATCATGATATGCCGACTACCGGCTATACCATGTATAACAGTGACTATCTGACAAGGGCAGGTTATACAGTCCCATCAGGGCTTGGCGCTGCTACTGGAGAGCCGGGAATGCTTTCAAGGCAATGTCTGAGCTGCCATGACGGCACGGTTGCTGTCGGAGCGATTTATTTGGTAAGAGGAACAATCCTTGGAAACAATGTAATTGCCATGTCAGGCGTTACCGCAGATAAGATGCCCACAACTGCGGCCGGCTATATAGGCACAGACCTCACAAAACACCATCCTGTTGGCATCGAGTATAACTCGGCAATAACAATTTCCTTCGGTTCAGGCTCAAGGAGCATAGAACTTATATCGAATCCGACATCTACGGCTATGAAACTCTATAGTATAAGCGCCAAGAACTATGTTGAGTGTTCATCTTGTCATGATCCCCATATAGATACTGGATACAGTAAGCAGAAATTTTTAAGAGATACCACTGGAGGCACCCTTGCAGCCAAGATAAGCAATACATGCAGCGCCTGCCATTCAAAGACAGGCTGGACTGGAAGTATCCACCAGACCGCCGCAAATGCTTATTCAGATGCAACTGTTAATACCACATTTGATGCAGGCACCATATCATCCCTTGTCTGTATGAACTGCCACAGGCCGCACAAAGGCCTCGGCGCGCCTTATCTATTAAGGCAGGCTGAAGAGACCACATGTTTTCAGGGAGCATCCGGCTTGACTACTGAGACAGCATGTCACGGCTCAAGCGCTTCAGCAACAACAAACAGGATACAGACAGTTATAACACGGACATACAAGCATCCGACAACAACAATCTCAGGGGTTCATACGAACCTTGATGTTCTCTATCCTACGGCTGCCGGCAAGGGTCTTCAGTGGTCGGACTCAAGACATGCTGAGTGCGTTGACTGTCATAATCCGCACAAGGCAAAGAATACACCTGCCCGTGTGGGGACAGCCGCATGGTATCCAACTACTGTTGATAATAAATCCAACCAGACAGCAAAATCAGGAGCCCTTACCGGCGTAACAGGCGTTGAACCTACATGGCCGGCAATATGGACAGTGCCTACAACCTTTACTACGCAGGAGTCCTCAACATACGAATACCAGATATGCTTTAAGTGCCATTCATACTGGGCATTGAGGGACGGTGATGGGATTACAACATACACAACTGCATCAGGCGTGACAGTAACGGATCAGGCAATGGAATTCAATCCGAACAACAAGTCAGCCCATCCTGTTGTGGTTACATTAAATAACCAGACAGGCTCTTATGCGCCGAAGCCATTGACAACAGCACAGATGTCTTCGCCGTGGGCAACAAATGTAGGAAATCAGACTATGTACTGCTCTGACTGCCACGGCACTGATAATGAGGCATCAGGAGACCCTAAAGGTCCCCATGGGTCAAGTTATAAATATATGCTCAAGGGGACTGGTAAGTACTGGCCTACAAAGTCTGACGGCTCAACTCTATGGACACTAAATACAACTGATACGAGTAATACAGCCCTTTTCTGCAAGAACTGTCATCCGATATACGATGGAAGCTGGAAAAATAGCGCCCATTCTGGAATGTCTACAAGGGGGGCATACTGTGTTAATTGCCATATGGCAGTGCCGCATGGCTCAAAGAGATCAAGGCTCATCGGATATAATACAGACCTTTCGCCATACAATTATAATGGCAATAGTCTTAAGGTTACAGGGTTTAAAAAAACGAGCGGTACCTATGCTCAAAGCAACTGCTCTACAAATTGCGGCGGTCATGGTGGTATTTCTGGCGCCGACCCATAA
- the ccsA gene encoding cytochrome c biogenesis protein CcsA has translation MDDLLMLKYEVVLHWIAVGFYILSTIFFAYSVSFRKEKTIKPAMFFTFLGLLFHSAALGLRWWATGHGPYLMKYEILSSNAWVVIVMFLIAALRYTKMRPAGVVVVPLSFLMMTIGLFMNPEIKGLPPSLKGIWLVIHVTFNHLSVGALIIALGASVLYLLKEKKGETEFFKKFPSINVLDAYSYKFVGFGFIFWSITIVAGAIWANQAWGRYWGWDTVEIWSLITWLLYGLYLHSRLFFNWKGRKAAWMLVFCFVLSIFSIYLVPFTVESLHSAYF, from the coding sequence ATGGATGATTTATTGATGTTGAAATATGAAGTTGTCCTGCATTGGATAGCTGTGGGATTTTATATACTTTCAACTATCTTCTTTGCTTACAGTGTCTCTTTCCGGAAGGAAAAGACTATTAAGCCTGCAATGTTTTTTACATTCCTTGGACTCTTATTCCATTCCGCTGCCCTCGGTTTAAGATGGTGGGCAACGGGGCATGGGCCTTACCTTATGAAATACGAAATACTTTCCTCCAATGCATGGGTGGTTATTGTTATGTTTCTGATTGCTGCTTTGAGATACACGAAAATGAGACCGGCAGGTGTTGTTGTTGTGCCGCTGAGCTTTCTGATGATGACAATCGGTCTGTTTATGAATCCTGAAATAAAAGGTTTGCCTCCATCCCTTAAAGGTATATGGCTTGTCATCCATGTAACATTCAATCATCTCTCGGTGGGCGCTTTGATTATTGCACTCGGGGCATCGGTGCTATACCTTTTAAAAGAGAAAAAGGGTGAAACTGAATTCTTCAAAAAATTTCCATCTATCAATGTGCTTGATGCTTACAGTTATAAGTTTGTCGGTTTTGGTTTTATATTTTGGAGTATTACCATTGTTGCAGGGGCAATATGGGCAAATCAGGCATGGGGAAGATACTGGGGATGGGACACTGTAGAGATATGGTCCCTGATAACATGGCTGCTATATGGGCTTTATCTGCATTCGAGACTATTTTTTAACTGGAAGGGCAGAAAAGCCGCATGGATGCTCGTGTTCTGTTTTGTGCTGTCAATATTTAGTATCTATCTTGTGCCATTTACTGTGGAATCGCTGCATTCAGCATATTTCTGA
- a CDS encoding cobalamin B12-binding domain-containing protein: MKKVMLITPPYHSGVVESAGTWLNLGFVYLAGSLRNAGYDVELYDAMSYFHTYDEIIKKIQTSKPDVVATTAITASINDCIEVCRLSKKINPEIVTIVGNVHPTFMWEEILRNNHNYVDYIVKGEGELTLPELLDCHFARGDVSKVKGIAYWADGRAVATPQREYIQDLDVLPTAWDLIDWKIYSYRPKENSILGIVSSSRGCNQQCSFCSQQLFWSRTWRARSPENFVLEIEYLHKTYGVNVFMIPDETPTFDRIRWERILYLLIERRMDIELLMETRVEDIIRDQDILWKYKEAGIAHIYAGVESTSQETLDRFKKDIKVEESKLAIDLINQHDIISETSFVLGMPEETKESINATVELSKHYNPDMAFFLAIAPWPYADIYKELEPYVVTKDYSKYNLIEPVVKPTNMTIDELRDELNKATRIFYMDKFSKLKSMTVFKRDYMTAVMKLLMEHSCIGSQIKSIHASMPEEMKRFITDFAENFSPIP, encoded by the coding sequence ATGAAAAAGGTAATGCTTATCACACCGCCGTATCACTCAGGCGTGGTTGAGTCAGCAGGCACATGGCTTAACCTGGGGTTTGTTTATCTTGCGGGAAGTCTCAGGAACGCCGGTTATGATGTGGAGCTATACGATGCCATGTCTTATTTCCATACTTATGACGAAATTATTAAAAAAATACAAACCAGTAAGCCCGATGTGGTTGCAACAACAGCAATTACAGCCTCTATAAATGACTGCATTGAAGTATGCAGATTATCAAAAAAGATTAATCCCGAGATAGTCACTATTGTTGGCAACGTCCATCCCACATTCATGTGGGAAGAAATCCTCAGGAATAATCATAACTATGTGGATTACATCGTAAAAGGCGAGGGCGAACTGACGCTTCCCGAACTCCTTGACTGCCATTTTGCAAGAGGTGATGTTTCAAAGGTAAAAGGCATAGCATATTGGGCTGACGGCAGGGCTGTTGCAACTCCTCAGAGGGAATATATACAAGATCTTGATGTTCTGCCCACAGCCTGGGATTTAATTGACTGGAAGATTTATTCATACAGACCAAAAGAAAACTCCATACTCGGCATTGTCAGCTCGTCAAGGGGATGCAACCAGCAGTGCAGTTTCTGCTCACAGCAGCTTTTCTGGAGCCGCACCTGGAGGGCACGGTCTCCTGAGAATTTTGTTTTAGAAATTGAATATCTCCATAAAACATACGGTGTTAATGTGTTTATGATTCCTGATGAGACTCCGACCTTTGACAGAATAAGATGGGAAAGGATACTTTATCTCCTTATAGAAAGGCGAATGGATATAGAGCTTCTCATGGAGACAAGGGTTGAGGACATTATAAGGGATCAGGATATCCTGTGGAAATATAAAGAGGCAGGCATTGCCCATATATATGCAGGCGTTGAATCCACCAGTCAGGAAACGCTGGACAGGTTTAAAAAGGACATAAAAGTGGAGGAATCTAAATTAGCAATTGACCTGATAAACCAACATGATATTATCTCCGAGACATCCTTTGTCCTCGGAATGCCGGAAGAAACAAAGGAATCCATTAATGCCACGGTTGAACTTTCAAAACATTATAATCCCGACATGGCTTTTTTCCTCGCCATTGCGCCGTGGCCTTATGCAGATATATATAAGGAACTGGAACCTTATGTAGTAACAAAAGACTACAGCAAGTATAATCTCATAGAACCTGTCGTAAAACCTACAAATATGACCATTGATGAATTAAGGGATGAGCTCAATAAGGCCACGAGAATTTTTTATATGGACAAGTTTTCAAAACTAAAAAGCATGACTGTATTCAAAAGAGACTACATGACAGCTGTCATGAAGCTTCTGATGGAGCATTCCTGTATCGGCTCGCAGATTAAGTCCATACACGCCTCCATGCCAGAGGAAATGAAACGTTTTATTACAGATTTTGCAGAAAACTTCTCGCCCATTCCGTAA